The Thermoanaerobaculia bacterium DNA window CGAGGGCGCCGAACGCCACTCGATCTTCGCCCGCGCCCTGCTCACCGTGCTCTCCCTGGCGCGCGAACCGCTCTCTGCCGACCGGCTCTACCAGGCGGTGTCGGCGCGGGTCGCCTTCCGCTCGTCGGAGCTCGGCGTGGTGCAACGACCCGAGTACGCCCAGATCGGCTTCGCCGGCCACGAAGGCGGCGATTTCATCTTCCAGCCGAAGAGCTGAGGACTCTAGCGGGCCGCGATGCCCTTGAGCAGGGCACCGAGCGCGAGCTGGGCGTCGGCGAACCGGTCCTGCGCTGCAAAGAGCGGGTCTCGCGAGCCTTTCTTGCGCGCCGAGTCGATGAGCGTGCGCGCTTCACGCAGGAGCGAAGCGACGCGGTCGAGCTCCTGGCCGAGCGCGGGGTCGCGCCAGAGCTCGGCGAGATCGCGATTCGAGCGATCGGCCTCGAGGGCCCTCACCTGCGCTTCGAGGGCGGCGACGTGCGACTCGAATTCGACCAGTTCGGGCTCGAGGCCGACGCTGGCGCACTCCTGACGCGCCGAAACCACCTGCGCCATGGCGTCCGCGCTGCGGCCCACCGCGGCTTGTCCAATCGAGGTGTTGAAGGCCACCTCGGCCGCAGCGCAGTCACCGCTCGCCGCCAGCGCCACTCCGAGGTGAAAGAACGGCAGATAGCCGTCGCGCTCGATCGGATCCCGACCGGCGGCGGAGCGCAGGAGCGGCACCGCCGCGGCGGGTTCGTGGCGTTCGAGGGCTTCGAGCCCCTTGCCGTAGCTGTCCGGAATCTGTTCGCCGTGACCCTTGAGCCGGGCGACCGCGAGCGCCACCAGAACACCGGTCACCACGACGGCGACACCGATGACCCAGGCGAGCCACATCGGCGGCGAGCGCTGCACGATGGGATCGTCCAGTGGCGGAGTCGCCGTGCTGCGCGGTCTCTGAACCACGGTTTGCTGGTCGGAATCGTCGCCCCCGGCGGCCGTCTCCGGCTCCGGTGTCCGAAACGGCTGCGGTTCGGCTGCCGCCGCGGCCTGCCGGGCGGACGCTGCACCGACGCGCTCGATCTCGGCGGCATGCGAGGCATGAGGGGCATGGGCGGCAGGAGTGGACGCCGGCCGAGCGTTCGCCGCGGCGGCGTTCCGCGCGAGCTCGCGCTGGATCTCGGTCAGTCGACGGCCGAACTCCTCCGCGTTCTGCGGTCTGTCCTCCGGCTTCTTGCCCAGCGCGTCGAGGATCAGGGTGCGCAGCGACGCGGGAATCCGTCCTTCCGGGTCGGAGACCTCGAAGGCGAGCGGCGGCAGGTAGAGGTGGCCGGTGACGATCGAAGGCAGATCCTGACCGGCGATCGGATGTCGCCCGCTCACCAGCTCGTAGAGCATCACCCCGAAGGAGTAGAGATCGCTGCGCGCGTCCACCGACGTCGAGGACAGCTGCTCGGGCGAGGAGTAGCGGGGCTTCCCGAGATAGTGCAGCGTGGCGGTCGCCTGGCTGTCCTCGCGGAG harbors:
- a CDS encoding serine/threonine protein kinase; translation: MFDAAKLDPKYEVVRRLREGGMGTIYLVRHRLLEELRVIKVLRSQMTSDSDLDQRFEREAKTAIQLRHPNIAQLYDFSIDPEGVAYIVMEYIEGVNLDEYCRARPSIDLPETLGIAIQALRALGFLHRKGYVHRDISPDNLMLTRDADGHSLVKLIDLGIVKILREDSQATATLHYLGKPRYSSPEQLSSTSVDARSDLYSFGVMLYELVSGRHPIAGQDLPSIVTGHLYLPPLAFEVSDPEGRIPASLRTLILDALGKKPEDRPQNAEEFGRRLTEIQRELARNAAAANARPASTPAAHAPHASHAAEIERVGAASARQAAAAAEPQPFRTPEPETAAGGDDSDQQTVVQRPRSTATPPLDDPIVQRSPPMWLAWVIGVAVVVTGVLVALAVARLKGHGEQIPDSYGKGLEALERHEPAAAVPLLRSAAGRDPIERDGYLPFFHLGVALAASGDCAAAEVAFNTSIGQAAVGRSADAMAQVVSARQECASVGLEPELVEFESHVAALEAQVRALEADRSNRDLAELWRDPALGQELDRVASLLREARTLIDSARKKGSRDPLFAAQDRFADAQLALGALLKGIAAR